Proteins co-encoded in one Nothobranchius furzeri strain GRZ-AD chromosome 4, NfurGRZ-RIMD1, whole genome shotgun sequence genomic window:
- the LOC129164269 gene encoding uncharacterized protein, giving the protein MAEEAPMVQAQQQEHLGSAPGKTVRLGVQTTANFNSIKELNNRWRLLQQLAEDRSNMLGSAHEVQRFHRDADETKEWIEEKNQALNTDNYGHHLASVQALQREHEGFERDLAALGDKVCFLIGTRTRVVSGDTFFMVLVTPPQPFLISDQRGAFLFKVDGGHNLTPEDCLSFGFLSTSLDTELYSRIWIFNTRTLSPPSITHLSSHPVPHPPGRPASLHLCSLSCASPGSLPLPPPANTYTHHNAELLLQFQPQTYLCTLSSSL; this is encoded by the exons accgtacggttgggcgttcagacgacggctaactttaattccatcaag gagctgaacaaccgctggcgcttgctgcaacagctggctgaagaccggagcaacatgctgggcagcgcccatgaggtgcagcgcttccacag agacgctgatgagaccaaagagtggatcgaggagaagaaccaggccctgaacacagacaactacggccaccacctggccagcgttcaggctctgcagcgtgaacatgaaggctttgagcgtgacctggcagctctgggtgataaggtctgcttcctgatcggtaccaggacccgggttgtctctggagacacgttcttcatggttctggtgactccaccccagccgttcctgatcagcgatcagcggggtgctttcctatttaaggtggatggaggacacaatttgacgccagaagattgcctcagttttg gattcctgtcgacctcattggatactgaactctactccaggatttggatattcaacacacggaccttatcaccaccctccataacccacctctcatctcacccagtgccccatccaccaggacgccccgcttctctccacctctgctccctctcctgcgcttcccccggctctctacctctccctcctccagccaacacatacacccaccaca atgctgagctgttgttgcagttccaaccacagacttatctgtgcaccttaagttcctccttataa